From Pan paniscus chromosome 9, NHGRI_mPanPan1-v2.0_pri, whole genome shotgun sequence, the proteins below share one genomic window:
- the MAP3K11 gene encoding mitogen-activated protein kinase kinase kinase 11 isoform X2 translates to MEPLKSLFLKSPLGSWNGSGSGGGGGGGGGQPEGSPKAAGYANPVWTALFDYEPSGQDELALRKGDRVEVLSRDAAISGDEGWWAGQVGGQVGIFPSNYVSRGGGPPPCEVASFQELRLEEVIGIGGFGKVYRGSWRGELVAVKAARQDPDEDISVTAESVRQEARLFAMLAHPNIIALKAVCLEEPNLCLVMEYAAGGPLSRALAGRRVPPHVLVNWAVQIARGMHYLHCEALVPVIHRDLKSNNILLLQPIEGDDMEHKTLKITDFGLAREWHKTTQMSAAGTYAWMAPEVIKASTFSKGSDVWSFGVLLWELLTGEVPYRGIDCLAVAYGVAVNKLTLPIPSTCPEPFAQLMADCWAQDPHRRPDFASILQQLEALEAQVLREMPRDSFHSMQEGWKREIQGLFDELRAKEKELLSREEELTRAAREQRSQAEQLRRREHLLAQWELEVFERELTLLLQQVDRERPHVRRRRGTFKRSKLRARDGGERISMPLDFKHRITVQASPGLDRRRNVFEVGPGDSPTFPRFRAIQLEPAEPGQAWGRQSPRRLEDSSNGERRACWAWGPSSPKPGEAQNGRRRSRMDEATWYLDSDDSSPLGSPSTPPALNETRKPRLRQDRADPGTQVTPRGLAWSPRSPRGLSPQSAVAALGRPS, encoded by the exons ATGGAGCCCTTGAAGAGCCTCTTCCTCAAGAGCCCTCTAGGGTCATGGAATGGCAGTGGCAGCGGGGGTGGTGGGGGCGGTGGAGGAGGCCAGCCTGAGGGGTCTCCAAAGGCAGCGGGTTATGCCAACCCGGTGTGGACAGCCCTGTTCGACTACGAGCCCAGTGGGCAGGATGAGCTGGCCCTGAGGAAGGGTGACCGTGTGGAGGTGCTGTCCCGGGACGCAGCCATCTCAGGAGACGAGGGCTGGTGGGCGGGCCAGGTGGGTGGCCAGGTGGGCATCTTCCCGTCCAACTATGTGTCTCGGGGTGGCGGCCCACCCCCCTGCGAGGTGGCCAGCTTCCAGGAGCTGCGGCTGGAGGAGGTGATCGGCATTGGAGGCTTTGGCAAGGTGTACAGGGGCAGCTGGCGAGGTGAGCTGGTGGCTGTGAAGGCAGCTCGCCAGGACCCCGATGAGGACATCAGTGTGACAGCCGAGAGCGTTCGCCAGGAGGCCCGGCTCTTCGCCATGCTGGCACACCCCAACATCATTGCCCTCAAGGCTGTGTGCCTGGAGGAGCCCAACCTGTGCCTGGTGATGGAGTATGCAGCCGGTGGGCCCCTCAGCCGAGCTCTGGCTGGGCGGCGCGTGCCTCCGCATGTGCTGGTCAACTGGGCTGTGCAGATTGCCCGTGGGATGCACTACCTGCACTGCGAGGCCCTGGTGCCCGTCATCCACCGTGATCTCAAGTCCAACAACA TTTTGCTGCTGCAGCCCATTGAGGGTGACGACATGGAGCACAAGACCCTGAAGATCACCGACTTTGGCCTGGCCCGAGAGTGGCACAAAACCACACAAATGAGTGCCGCGGGCACCTACGCCTGGATGGCTCCTGAGGTTATCAAGGCCTCTACCTTCTCTAAGGGCAGTGACGTCTGGAG TTTTGGGGTGCTGCTGTGGGAACTGCTGACCGGGGAGGTGCCATACCGTGGCATTGACTGCCTTGCTGTGGCCTATGGCGTAGCTGTTAACAAGCTCACACTGCCCATCCCATCCACCTGCCCCGAGCCCTTCGCACAGCTTATGGCCG ACTGCTGGGCGCAGGACCCCCACCGCAGGCCCGACTTCGCCTCCATCCTGCAGCAGTTGGAGGCGCTGGAGGCACAGGTCCTACGGGAAATGCCGCGGGActccttccattccatgcaggaAGGCTGGAAGCGCGAGATCCAGGGTCTCTTCGACGAGCTGCGAGCCAAGGAAAAG GAACTACTGAGCCGCGAGGAGGAGCTGACGCGAGCGGCGCGCGAGCAGCGGTCACAGGCGGAGCAGCTGCGGCGGCGCGAGCACCTGCTGGCCCAGTGGGAGCTAGAGGTGTTCGAGCGCGAGCTGACGCTGCTGCTGCAGCAGGTGGACCGCGAGCGACCGCACGTGCGCCGCCGCCGCGGGACATTCAAGCGCAGCAAGCTCCGGGCGCGCGACGGCGGCGAGCGTATCAGCATGCCACTCG ACTTCAAGCACCGCATCACCGTGCAGGCCTCACCCGGCCTTGACCGGAGGAGAAACGTCTTCGAGGTCGGGCCTGGGGATTCGCCCACCTTCCCCCGGTTCCGAGCCATCCAGT TGGAGCCTGCagagccaggccaggcatggggcCGCCAGTCCCCCCGACGTCTGGAGGACTCAAGCAATGGAGAGCGGCGAGCATGCTGGGCTTGGGGTCCTAGTTCCCCCAAGCCTGGGGAAGCCCAGAATGGGAG GAGAAGGTCCCGCATGGACGAAGCCACATGGTACCTGGATTCAGATGACTCATCCCCCTTAGGATCTCCTTCCACACCCCCAGCACTCAATG AGACTAGGAAACCAAGGCTGAGACAAGACAGAGCCGATCCTGGAACCCAG